The Curtobacterium sp. MCSS17_015 genomic sequence ACTGCAGACCTCGAACGCCTGGGGCAGCTACCTCTCCACCACGTTCATCGGCGCCACCCAGGGCCGGTACTACTTCCCCGCGATGCTCGCGTTCATCTCCCTGAGCGCCATCGCCTGGCGACGTGCCGTCCACACCGGGACGGGACGTCGTCGGTTCGCCGTGGTGGTCTCCGCGCTCTCGGCCGGGCTGGCGGTCTACGGCCTGCTGTTCACCTACGGGAGCGTCGCCGAGCACTCCCGGGTCCGGGTCACCCCGCGCGGGCTCGAGGTGCTCGCTGCGTCGTCACCGGTGCCGGTGTCGCTGATCGTGGCAGGTTGGGTCGCCGTGGCGCTGGTGCTCGCCGCTGCCGTGGTGATGGTGGCCACGCTGCAGCCCGCAGCTGGCCGTGGTGCCCGGGACGAACGCCCCGACGTCCCGGAGTCCGGCCCGGACAGCACCGAACGGCCCGACGCCGGACAGGACCACGACCGGCGGACGGCGCCACCGGTCGCGCACGGACCTGCCGCTGACAGCCGAGAGGGAACGACCGCATGAGGCCCACCACGAGCTCGCACCCTCCGGTCGGCCGCCGTGAGCTCACCACCGTCGTCGGGATCACCGTGGTGTTCGGACTCGTCCTCGCCCTCTGGGCGTACGTGAACCCGTCGCTCCACGGACCCGACGAGCTCGCCAATGTCGACGCCGTGATCCACCTCGCCATGGGTCAGGGATGGCCGTCAGCCGGGGACCTCCACTACCTGCAGGGCCTGCTCGCGCAGAACGTGCCGGCACACCTGCCCGCTGCGGTGGACCGACCCGACTTCGCCGCGATCGTCGGCGACGGCTCCGAGGACACCCTGGTCAACCCGATGTCGCAGCACCCGCCGACATGGTTCCTGGTGCAGGCGGTGGTCGCGCACCTGCTCGACTTCGCCGACCGTCGCTGGGACATCGTCGTGCTCGGCATGCGACTCGTCGACGTCGCGGTCATGCTCCCCGTGCCGGCACTCGTCTGGGCGAGTGTCCGGCGAGCGACGCGGTCACCGCGGACGGCCGTGACCGCGACTGCGCTCCTCCTGGCCGTGCCGCAGCTCGCACAGCTCGGTTCGTCGGTGTCGGTCTGGGTGCCGGTGATCACCGCGGGAGCGCTGACGACCTGGCTCGCGGTGCGCGTGCTCACCGGCGACCGTTCATGGTGGACCGTCGTGGCACTCGGCGGTGCCCTCGCCGTCGGCACCGCGATGATGGCCGGAGGCGTGATCGCCGTCCCGTTCGCGCTCCTCGCCGTGTTGGTCGCGCGGAACGGGACCGGAGCCCTGGGCCGCGTGCTGCGGGGGCTCGTGGTCCTCGCCATCCCCGCCGCCATGACCGGCTGGTGGTACGTGGTCCAGGCCGTCCGGACCGGGACGCCACAGCCGGACCCCTTCCCCGCCGTGTCCATGGCGTGGCCGACGGACGAGTCACCCGCTCCCACCCAGTTCGCCGGCGCCTTCTGGAACGGCATGTCGAACTCGTTCTGGGGTCTCCTCGGTCGCTACGAGTGGCCGCTGTCGTCCGTCCTGGTGGACTCGTTCACCGTCATCGCGCTGACCGCCGTGGTCTGGGGCGGGACGCGGCGCACCGCCGACCGTCGCACCATGCTGATCGCCGGGCTCTTCCCCGCGACGGCACTCCTCGTCGTCCTCGCCCGGGACTGGGCCACGTACGCCAGTCACCTCGGCGTCACGGTCAACCAGGGACGGTTCCTCTTCCCGGCGCTGGCGGCGCTCCTGGTCGTCCAGGCCTGCGCTTGGAGAGTGCTGGTCGAGCGTGACGTCGTGCGGGTCCGGCTCGCCCGTGCAGTGCTCGTCGTGACTCCGCTGGTCGCGGTCGCGGCGCTCGGTCTGCTCTACTCCGGGTCCTACGAAGAACTCGTCTTCCGCATCTCCGCCGCCGGATACCGGACGCTCGCCGGTTCGGTGCCGTACGGCCCCCTTCCGGTGGTGGCGCTGACCGCCGCCGTCGCCGTCGTCGGGCTGGCGACGCTCGTCCTGGCATGGCTCCTCGCGGGGCGACCAGGTCCCCTGCGCCGAACGGCCCCTGCAGACAGCACGGCGGTCGACACCGACGGCGGTGCCGCGACCGACACGGGCACCGATGACACCCGCGCTGCACCCGCCGCAGTGGCCGCATCGTCTGCGGAACAGACCGACCACGACGCCGACCACGGCTCCCGCTAGACTCACCGCCGACCGCTCACCGATTATTGAAGGAACAACGCGTGAAGATCCTCGTCACCGGAGGGGCCGGCTTCATCGGCTCGAACTTCGTCCGCCGTACGCTGCAGGACGCCTACCCCGGACTCGAAGGTGCCGACGTCGTCGTGTACGACGCCCTCACCTACTCCGGCAACCTCGAGAACCTCGCACCGGTCGCGGACTCCCCTCGATACACGTTCGTGCAGGGCGACATCACCGACGCCGGGAAGCTCGACGAGGTCATCCCGGGCATCGACGCCATCGTGCACTTCGCGGCCGAGTCGCACGTGGACCGCTCGGTCCGCGACTCCGGCATCTTCGTCGAGACGAACGTCGTCGGCACCCAGCGCCTGCTCGACGCAGCGCTCCGCCACGGCACCGAGCGCTTCGTCCACGTCTCGACCGACGAGGTCTACGGGTCGATCAGCGAGGGCTCCTGGGACGAGGAGCGTCCGCTCGAGCCGAACTCGCCGTACTCGGCGTCGAAGGCCGGCAGTGACCTGCTCGCCCGCAGCTACCACCGCACACACGGGCTGAACCTCTCGATCACCCGCTGCTCGAACAACTACGGGCCGTACCACTTCCCCGAGAAGGTCATCCCGCTGTTCGTCACGAACCTCATCGACGACCGGCACGTCCCGCTCTACGGCGAGGGCAACAACATCCGCGACTGGCTGCACGTCGACGACCACACCCGCGGCATCGCGATGGTCCTCACCAAGGGCCGCGCCGGCGAGATCTACAACATCGGTGGCGGCACGGAGCTCACCAACAAGGAACTCACCCAGCTGCTCCTCGACGCGACCGGCAAGGACTGGTCGTACGTCGACCGCGTCCAGGACCGTCTCGGGCACGACCTCCGCTACTCGGTCGACATCTCGAAGATCCAGGCCGAGCTCGGCTACGAGCCGCAGGTGCCGTTCGAGCAGGGCCTCGCCGACGTCGTGCAGTGGTACCGCGACAACCGCGCCTGGTGGGAGCCGCTCAAGGAGCGCGCGGCGCTCAGCTGAGCCCGGCGACGACGATGACCCGCATCCTCATCACCGGCGCTGCCGGCATGCTCGGTCGCGACCTGCAGTTCGCCCTGCAGGGCCGTGACGTGACCGCCCTCGGCCGGGCCGACCTCGACATCACCGACCCGGAGGCGGTCGACGCCGCCGTGGCCGGCCACGACGTCGTGATCAACTCCGCTGCCTACACGAAGGTGGACGACGCGGAGACGCACGAGGACGACGCGGCGGCGGTGAACGCCACCGGGCCGAAGCACCTCGCCGAGGCGGCGGTCCGGCACGGCGCGAAGCTGGTGACGATCTCGACGGACTACGTGTTCGACGGCAACGGCACCGCGCCCTACCCGGAGGACGCGCCGACCGACCCGTTGAACGCCTACGGGCGGACGAAGGCAGCGGGCGAGGCGTTCGTCCGTCGGATCGCTCCGGACTCGTCGTACATCGTGCGTACGGCGTGGATCTACGGCGCCCACGGACCGAACTTCGCCGCGACGATGCTGCGGCTCGCCGCGACGCACGACACCGTCGCGGTGGTCACCGACCAGGTCGGTCAGCCCACCTGGACCGGCGACCTGGCGGCGCGGATCGTCGAACTCGTCGACGCCGACGCACCGGCCGGCACCTACCACGGCACGAACTCGGGCCAGGGCTCGTGGTTCGACTTCACGAAGGCGATCTTCGCCGAGAACGGTCTCGACCCCGAGCGGGTGCTGCCGACCGACAGCGCTTCGTTCGTCCGGCCGGCCCCGCGTCCGGCCTACAGCGTCCTCGGGCACGACGCGTGGTCCCGAGCGGGACTCGCCCCGATGCGAGACTGGCGCGAGGCGCTGCACGCCGCTGTCGAGGCCGGCGCGCTCCGCGCCTGAGCGGTCCACTCGACTCGATCGTCTGACGGGCGGGAGGCACGGCGCCAGCTGGCACCGTGCCTCCTTCCCGTCATCGCGGACGTCTCAGCCGACGACCGCTCGCAGCCGTTCGTCGAGCGGGGCGACGGCTGCCTCCGGTCGGAAACGCTCCGCGGCGGCCGCTGCCGCCGCCCGCCGTCCGGCCAGGAAGTCCCGGTCGGCGGCCAACGAGCGAAGGGTCGCCGCGAGCGCGTCCGCGTCCCCCGCCGGGAAGCCGAGGACGGCGTCGCCGAACGCCCGGCGCTGCGGCGCGGTGTCGCTCGTCACCACCGCGAGCCCGGCGGCGGCACACTGGTAGACCTTGTTGGGGACCACCTTGAGCGCCTTCGGCGTGGTGCCGGCGATGCCGATGCCGACGTCGTGCGCGGCCACCAGCGCAGGCAGCTCGGCTGCGTCCACCCAGGGGATCCACTCGGTCCGAGCACCGCCCCGAGCCGCGTCCCGTGCGGCCTCGAGATCCTGGCCGGACCCGATCATCGTCACCGTCACCGGGTCCTCCGGGCCGAGCGCGCCGATCGCCGCGCCGATGGTCGCGGCACCCTGCAGCGGGGTGAACAAACCGTAGAACACGACCCGCAGCGGCCCGTCCGCCCCGCCCACAGGCGCCGCAGCGGCGTCGTACCACTGCGCCGTGGCACCGACCGGGACGACCACGGCCTTGGAACGCAGCCGCTCGGGCACCAGGTCGCGGTGCTCGTCGGTGTCGAGGACCACGACGTCGGCGATCCGGAGAGCCGCCTCGTCGAGGAACTGCAACAGACGCTGCTTCGCGCCGCTGCCGCCGACGCCGCGGTCCTGTGCGGTCGTCGCGGCGAAGATCAGGTGGTCGAGGACGATGGGCGTGCGGGGGAAGAGCAGGCGAGCCAGCCAGACGTCGAAGTGGCCCATGTACCCGACGAGCAGGGCGTCGGGCCGACCCGCGACACGCACCCGGAGGGCCTGGACGGCCAACCGCGTCCAGCTGCGCGCGAGCCGCCACGCCATCCTCGTGGCCCCTGACCTCGCACCGAGCATCGCGACCCGATCGCGTGTGGACAGGCCGAGGGGGACGTTCGCCTCCACGACGACGTGACCGCGGGCGCGGAGCCCGTCGGCGAGCACGCGTACCCGAGGGTGGTCCGCCGCCTGGTATGTTCCGAAGGCCAAGATCCGCACGTGGGCCGCCCTTTCCGATGCTCACTCGCGCTGTTCCCGTGCTGGCGCACCCGATCAACCCTAGGTGAGAATGACCGACCTCCCGAAGCCCGCCGGCCGCTCGAGGACGAAGACCGTCGTCCGCGTCGTCGGCCTGGTGCTCGCGCTCGTGCTCTGCGTGGCCTTCCTGGTCCCCCGCGCCGGCGACATCGCCGACGCGTTCGGCCGACAGGACCCGCTGACGCTCGTCGCCGCCCTCGTCACCGGGGGTGCGGCGACCTACGTCACGTTCCTGTCATGGCGCGCGCTCATGTCCGGGGCCGGCCACCGCATCCCACTCGGGGCCGCGCAGCGCGTGTTCTTCCTGTCGCAGATCG encodes the following:
- the rfbB gene encoding dTDP-glucose 4,6-dehydratase, giving the protein MKILVTGGAGFIGSNFVRRTLQDAYPGLEGADVVVYDALTYSGNLENLAPVADSPRYTFVQGDITDAGKLDEVIPGIDAIVHFAAESHVDRSVRDSGIFVETNVVGTQRLLDAALRHGTERFVHVSTDEVYGSISEGSWDEERPLEPNSPYSASKAGSDLLARSYHRTHGLNLSITRCSNNYGPYHFPEKVIPLFVTNLIDDRHVPLYGEGNNIRDWLHVDDHTRGIAMVLTKGRAGEIYNIGGGTELTNKELTQLLLDATGKDWSYVDRVQDRLGHDLRYSVDISKIQAELGYEPQVPFEQGLADVVQWYRDNRAWWEPLKERAALS
- the rfbD gene encoding dTDP-4-dehydrorhamnose reductase, whose product is MTRILITGAAGMLGRDLQFALQGRDVTALGRADLDITDPEAVDAAVAGHDVVINSAAYTKVDDAETHEDDAAAVNATGPKHLAEAAVRHGAKLVTISTDYVFDGNGTAPYPEDAPTDPLNAYGRTKAAGEAFVRRIAPDSSYIVRTAWIYGAHGPNFAATMLRLAATHDTVAVVTDQVGQPTWTGDLAARIVELVDADAPAGTYHGTNSGQGSWFDFTKAIFAENGLDPERVLPTDSASFVRPAPRPAYSVLGHDAWSRAGLAPMRDWREALHAAVEAGALRA
- a CDS encoding glycosyltransferase encodes the protein MLADGLRARGHVVVEANVPLGLSTRDRVAMLGARSGATRMAWRLARSWTRLAVQALRVRVAGRPDALLVGYMGHFDVWLARLLFPRTPIVLDHLIFAATTAQDRGVGGSGAKQRLLQFLDEAALRIADVVVLDTDEHRDLVPERLRSKAVVVPVGATAQWYDAAAAPVGGADGPLRVVFYGLFTPLQGAATIGAAIGALGPEDPVTVTMIGSGQDLEAARDAARGGARTEWIPWVDAAELPALVAAHDVGIGIAGTTPKALKVVPNKVYQCAAAGLAVVTSDTAPQRRAFGDAVLGFPAGDADALAATLRSLAADRDFLAGRRAAAAAAAERFRPEAAVAPLDERLRAVVG